The following is a genomic window from Motilibacter rhizosphaerae.
GGCCTCGTCGTGGAGGGCTGCTCCAACCAGCAGATCGCCCACACCCTCGTCGTCGCCCCGCGGACCGTCGCCACCCACCTCGAGCACATCCTCGAGAAGGTGGGCGCCTCGTCCCGCACGCTCGCGGCGGTGCGAGCCGAGCGCGAGGGCCTGTACGTCCCGGCCGCCGCGGGGACCTCCGCGAGGAGGTGACCCGCGCCTCCGATGAGGGCTCGGGCGCTGCGTCGTCGTACCGCCATGACGATGACGACGAGCGTGCTGAGCGTGACGCTGACGGTGGCGGACCTGGACGCGGCGGTCGCGTTCTGGACCGGAGTCCTCGGCTGCGAGCTGCGCTACGACGTGGAGGCGATGCCGGGGGCGCGGATGGTCGAGGTGGTGCCGCCCGGGTCGTCGGTGGGGATCGTGCTCCTGCCTCCGGGCAGCCCCGTCCCGGCGGCGGTGCGTCTCGGCACGACCGACGCCGACGCCGCGTACGCCGCGCTGGCGCAGGTGGAGGGCGTGGTGCTGCACAACGGCGACGTGCTGCGGTGG
Proteins encoded in this region:
- a CDS encoding VOC family protein; its protein translation is MTMTTSVLSVTLTVADLDAAVAFWTGVLGCELRYDVEAMPGARMVEVVPPGSSVGIVLLPPGSPVPAAVRLGTTDADAAYAALAQVEGVVLHNGDVLRWPGVPPMFHFSDPDGNGLVYLETPPA